One genomic segment of [Eubacterium] eligens ATCC 27750 includes these proteins:
- a CDS encoding recombinase family protein — protein sequence MAYRKITDIRDTIGMRAVFYARVSTAEEEQLNAIELQIEENRGCIKDHGWKLVGEYIDRSKSGTMVKGRDDYQRLYEDLYEDLFDIVVIKDQERLQRNTLDWYLFINRVVQTGKLLFMYMDGKFYSPDDALITGVRAIIAEEFSRNLSKKLHNYHDHRIEKARQGQEIALQGSGNVYGWDKKDGKYYINPEQAKVRRLMCEGIMARKGSTLIAKELNDAGYRNTVGKPWKPMDIPKFVYDCKNVGTMIINKERHDFESKQTIKLPKEEWVYVENALPPIVTQEEWDLICKIHEERVIATGSDRRGKKTSGYSFSGKLVCGICGAPYWRKQRVSKDEYWVCSTKQTKGRRTRKRDSTMGKAGEINPLGCDNENISYNSLMEIMGVVSERLQANTDTIKHDMINWLTKLRKQLLEANGGHTEADLQRELSRKSKLLDAYLDGILNKQEYQKKAEELDERIIQLKAETEKNKANSGDIAEIDKVLANIDEEVSRYVDGNEKLKVEYLLEHLEQVQIFPDKVIVIVPILSEGIVVEKTQYVSREKCSEIHTESMIHYLEDYMYCTRKLGLYVQLVA from the coding sequence ATGGCATACAGGAAAATAACGGATATAAGAGATACTATTGGTATGAGAGCGGTATTTTATGCCAGAGTATCTACAGCGGAGGAGGAACAACTAAACGCTATAGAACTCCAGATTGAGGAGAATAGAGGATGTATTAAGGATCATGGCTGGAAACTGGTAGGAGAGTATATTGATCGTAGTAAGAGCGGTACGATGGTAAAGGGCAGAGATGATTACCAGAGGCTCTATGAGGATCTGTATGAGGATTTATTTGATATTGTAGTAATCAAGGATCAAGAGAGGCTCCAGAGAAATACTCTGGATTGGTACCTCTTTATTAACAGGGTAGTACAAACAGGAAAGCTCCTGTTTATGTACATGGATGGGAAATTTTATTCCCCAGATGATGCTCTTATCACAGGTGTACGAGCGATCATAGCGGAGGAGTTTAGTAGAAATCTTAGTAAGAAACTCCATAATTACCACGATCACAGAATAGAGAAAGCCAGACAAGGGCAGGAGATAGCCTTACAGGGTAGCGGTAACGTGTATGGATGGGATAAAAAAGATGGTAAGTATTATATAAATCCAGAACAGGCTAAGGTAAGGAGGCTCATGTGTGAGGGAATTATGGCAAGAAAAGGCTCTACCCTCATAGCTAAGGAGCTTAATGATGCTGGATACCGTAACACGGTAGGGAAACCGTGGAAACCTATGGATATACCTAAATTTGTATATGATTGTAAAAATGTAGGTACCATGATTATAAACAAAGAAAGACACGATTTTGAGAGTAAGCAAACTATAAAACTCCCTAAGGAGGAGTGGGTATATGTAGAAAACGCTCTCCCTCCGATAGTCACACAGGAGGAGTGGGATCTAATCTGTAAGATCCATGAGGAGAGAGTAATAGCCACAGGATCCGACAGGAGAGGCAAGAAAACCAGCGGATACTCTTTTAGTGGTAAGCTGGTATGTGGTATCTGTGGGGCTCCTTACTGGAGGAAACAGAGAGTATCTAAGGATGAGTACTGGGTATGCAGTACAAAGCAGACTAAAGGCAGGAGAACCAGAAAAAGAGATAGCACGATGGGGAAAGCTGGAGAGATAAATCCTTTAGGCTGTGATAATGAAAATATCTCTTATAACTCCCTCATGGAGATAATGGGGGTAGTATCAGAGCGATTACAGGCAAATACAGACACAATAAAGCATGATATGATAAATTGGCTTACTAAGCTCAGAAAACAGCTCCTAGAGGCAAATGGAGGGCATACAGAGGCAGATCTACAGCGTGAGCTCTCCAGAAAAAGTAAGCTACTGGATGCCTACTTAGATGGGATCCTAAATAAACAGGAATACCAGAAAAAAGCAGAGGAGTTAGATGAGAGGATCATCCAGCTCAAAGCAGAAACAGAAAAGAATAAGGCTAACTCTGGAGATATTGCAGAGATAGATAAGGTACTTGCTAACATAGATGAGGAGGTATCCAGATATGTAGATGGTAATGAGAAATTAAAAGTAGAATACCTCTTAGAGCACTTAGAGCAGGTACAGATCTTCCCAGATAAGGTTATAGTTATAGTACCGATATTGAGTGAGGGGATAGTAGTAGAGAAAACTCAGTATGTATCTAGGGAGAAATGTTCCGAGATACATACTGAAAGTATGATCCACTACTTAGAGGATTATATGTACTGTACTAGAAAGCTGGGGCTTTATGTGCAGTTAGTAGCATAA
- a CDS encoding CHAP and LysM peptidoglycan-binding domain-containing protein has product MTEKEIRSKVVEIAKGWLGCKESDGSHKKIIDTYNACKPLPRSYAVKYTDAWCATFASAVGIKAGLTDIIPRECSCNQFIQLAKNMGIWVENDAYTPSAGDMILYDWDDNGVGDNTGSADHIGIVVSVSGGVIKVIEGNKSNAVGYRELAVNGKYIRGFVTPKYSSKATKEEAPKPSGNGGGSYNIGDIVNFTGCLHYTSSTASGVAYGCKAGQAKVTNKAKGAVHPYHLQAISGKGSTVYGWVNAGDISGKTYTVVKGDTLSKIAKKYGTTVDTLVKLNGIKNKNLINIGQVIKLP; this is encoded by the coding sequence ATGACAGAAAAAGAAATCAGATCAAAGGTTGTTGAGATCGCTAAGGGTTGGTTAGGCTGTAAAGAGAGTGACGGATCCCATAAAAAGATTATTGATACTTATAACGCTTGTAAGCCACTCCCTAGAAGTTACGCTGTAAAGTATACAGATGCGTGGTGTGCTACTTTTGCATCCGCTGTAGGTATCAAGGCAGGGCTTACAGATATTATCCCTAGAGAGTGTAGCTGTAATCAGTTTATCCAGCTTGCTAAGAATATGGGTATCTGGGTAGAGAATGATGCTTACACTCCATCCGCTGGGGATATGATCCTTTATGATTGGGATGATAACGGAGTAGGAGATAATACAGGTAGTGCGGATCATATCGGTATTGTAGTATCTGTATCTGGAGGCGTTATTAAGGTTATCGAGGGTAACAAGAGTAACGCTGTAGGATATAGAGAGCTTGCTGTAAACGGTAAGTATATCAGAGGCTTTGTTACTCCTAAGTACAGCTCTAAGGCTACTAAAGAGGAGGCTCCTAAGCCATCTGGTAACGGAGGGGGCTCTTACAATATTGGAGATATTGTAAACTTTACAGGATGCCTCCACTATACCAGCTCTACAGCTAGTGGCGTTGCATACGGTTGTAAGGCAGGACAGGCTAAGGTAACTAACAAGGCTAAGGGTGCGGTACATCCGTATCATTTACAGGCTATCTCTGGTAAGGGCTCTACTGTATATGGCTGGGTAAATGCTGGAGATATTTCTGGTAAGACCTACACAGTAGTTAAGGGAGATACTCTTAGCAAGATCGCTAAAAAGTATGGAACTACTGTAGATACTCTGGTTAAGCTCAATGGTATCAAAAATAAAAACCTTATTAACATCGGACAGGTAATCAAGTTACCTTAA
- a CDS encoding phage holin family protein, translated as MNLKVRVKNPVFWVQIVLSILTPVLAYAGLTAQDLTTWSKVGELIVGAVSNPYVLSLVAVSVWNTLNDPTTKGLGDSARAKSYTAPQ; from the coding sequence ATGAATTTAAAAGTTAGAGTAAAAAATCCTGTATTCTGGGTACAGATTGTACTTAGTATTTTAACTCCTGTGCTTGCGTATGCAGGACTTACAGCACAGGATCTTACCACATGGAGTAAGGTAGGGGAGCTCATTGTAGGAGCTGTCTCTAATCCTTATGTACTCTCTTTAGTGGCGGTATCGGTTTGGAACACTCTGAACGATCCGACTACAAAGGGATTAGGCGATAGTGCCAGAGCAAAGAGCTATACAGCTCCACAGTAA
- a CDS encoding DUF7365 family protein has protein sequence MATDANINIEHRLTEVEQRAKSNTNRLNEHDEILKSNSEMIGAIKELATEVKYMRGDLNETVERLNKLEGKDGDKWDKFKWLIVTGLVTLILGYLAVSVGLK, from the coding sequence ATGGCTACAGATGCAAATATTAACATCGAGCACAGACTTACTGAGGTAGAACAGCGAGCAAAGAGTAACACTAATCGACTTAATGAGCATGATGAGATACTCAAAAGTAACAGTGAGATGATCGGAGCTATAAAGGAGCTGGCTACTGAGGTTAAGTATATGCGTGGGGATCTGAATGAAACCGTTGAGAGGCTTAACAAGCTGGAGGGTAAGGATGGGGATAAGTGGGATAAATTCAAGTGGCTTATTGTAACAGGGCTTGTAACACTTATCTTAGGATACTTAGCGGTTTCTGTAGGATTAAAGTAA
- a CDS encoding CD1375 family protein yields the protein MSSMLLNIILKTILRKEVKAMAVIYATLIVKGKKTINDAPPVIREQVKQILIDLDLPELAE from the coding sequence ATGAGTAGTATGTTACTCAATATTATCTTAAAAACAATACTCAGAAAGGAGGTAAAAGCTATGGCAGTAATTTACGCTACCCTTATTGTAAAGGGCAAAAAGACGATCAATGATGCACCGCCTGTAATCAGAGAGCAGGTTAAGCAGATCCTCATTGATCTTGATTTACCAGAGCTTGCAGAGTAA
- a CDS encoding CD1375 family protein, protein MAQVYATLIRKGLRTIDNIPKDLRKAVQKILDGDNE, encoded by the coding sequence ATGGCACAGGTTTACGCTACTTTGATCCGCAAAGGGTTAAGGACTATTGATAATATACCAAAGGATCTCAGAAAAGCCGTACAAAAAATCTTAGACGGAGATAATGAGTAG
- a CDS encoding RNA-directed DNA polymerase has translation MKDTGDLFSKICDMDNLRKAHKNAKRGKGWYAEVKRIEKDLDHYLRRLQENLIEHRYHTSDYETFVRKEGSKEREIYKLPYYPDRICQWAILQVIEPYLLNSMTKDTYSAIPNRGIQPIINQLRGYKKKIKKDGKVVSEKWIPSILVSDPEATKYCLKLDVRKYYPSIVHDVLKAKYRELFKDEELIWLMDEIIDSISTCPATEENIEILQRLGVAVNIIIDDNGREFVDGVGIPIGNYVSQYDGNFNLSVVDHWLKEVKGVKYYFRYMDDMVIFGSSKEELHKLKRELDEFMAVNLKQVLKHNWQVFPTKVRGVDFVGYRFFGEYTLLRKSTCKTFKRRMLSISSKRENNVSPTYSEWCSFNSYVGWLQHCDSFRLYQKYVEPNVEYTHNYYLKEVKGNAEICKRKNYSGERKAS, from the coding sequence ATGAAAGATACTGGAGATTTATTTTCTAAGATATGCGATATGGATAATCTTAGAAAAGCCCACAAGAACGCAAAGAGAGGTAAAGGGTGGTATGCAGAGGTAAAGCGTATAGAGAAAGATCTGGATCATTACCTAAGGAGGCTACAGGAAAATCTAATAGAACACAGGTATCATACCTCAGACTATGAAACTTTTGTAAGAAAAGAGGGAAGTAAGGAGAGGGAGATTTATAAGTTACCGTACTATCCAGACCGTATATGTCAATGGGCTATCTTACAGGTTATAGAGCCCTACTTACTTAATTCCATGACAAAAGATACCTATAGTGCAATCCCTAACAGAGGGATCCAGCCTATTATCAATCAATTACGAGGGTATAAGAAAAAGATTAAGAAAGATGGAAAAGTAGTATCGGAGAAGTGGATACCCAGTATTTTAGTATCAGATCCAGAGGCTACAAAGTATTGTTTAAAGCTGGATGTAAGAAAGTATTATCCCAGCATTGTACACGATGTACTAAAGGCTAAGTATAGAGAGCTCTTTAAGGATGAGGAGCTTATCTGGTTAATGGATGAGATCATAGATAGTATTAGTACTTGTCCAGCCACAGAGGAAAATATAGAGATCCTCCAGAGGCTAGGTGTGGCGGTAAATATTATCATAGACGATAACGGTAGAGAGTTTGTGGATGGCGTAGGTATTCCCATTGGAAACTATGTTAGCCAGTATGACGGTAATTTTAATCTATCTGTAGTAGATCACTGGCTCAAAGAGGTTAAGGGCGTTAAGTACTACTTTAGATACATGGATGATATGGTTATTTTCGGTAGCAGTAAAGAGGAATTACACAAACTCAAAAGAGAGTTAGATGAGTTTATGGCGGTAAATCTTAAGCAGGTGCTTAAGCATAACTGGCAGGTATTTCCTACTAAGGTAAGAGGTGTAGATTTTGTAGGCTATAGATTTTTCGGAGAGTATACCTTACTCAGAAAATCGACTTGCAAAACATTTAAGCGTAGGATGCTTAGCATCTCCAGTAAAAGAGAAAACAATGTGAGCCCTACTTATAGTGAGTGGTGCTCATTTAATAGCTATGTGGGCTGGCTACAGCATTGTGATAGCTTTAGGCTATACCAGAAATATGTAGAGCCTAATGTAGAATATACGCACAATTATTACTTAAAGGAGGTAAAAGGTAATGCAGAAATTTGTAAACGTAAGAACTACAGCGGAGAGCGTAAAGCCTCTTGA
- a CDS encoding phage tail-collar fiber domain-containing protein: MGAFKSAVITKKGQELLAKVVAGTTKLEFTKIKVSDAKLSGDLASMTGIGTIKQEEKVASVVRKNGSNVTVSASFSNQTLGQGYYVRNLGLYANDPQAGEILYSISVADESTATADYMPPFNGIGVSSLMVDLVTAVSNASSVKVNVDPTAGATVAQIVNLQEQINDVKSFVGYESSDVYGVEVDFVNKKFTRLAGAENLTSGADFDKLAPWGGRKRCNLTNEGVMVAYRGETGYSEAGATSATITKGTTEYPSGTKVQTMVEQPLFYTKVVPVKSSVSSSGRGKKYDKARFYISPTPKAGFKPVDGFLDDNGILQDKIYLSAFEGSIFDTSAGAYLKADEQVADFATDMLSSIAGAKPASGLTQNLTRANVRKLCTNRGKGWKSHNIFALTATQWLILVEYASMNAQSVIGQGVSTFTDDGSTNMAVVTGATSGLGNGSGIDPNAGVDGKCSVSYRGEENLWGNIWTWLDAINIYNDKASGVYNAFVKPYGECKDDTTADGYKALDFNIATGEGYISGFGYDEDHPDLFLCAEHNGASNLPVGDYYWNNNDGFRVAILGGRWTYGARCGAWFLHLGNASSDRVRSVGGRLLYVPQTKISA, from the coding sequence ATGGGTGCTTTTAAGAGTGCAGTAATCACAAAAAAAGGACAGGAACTCTTAGCAAAAGTGGTAGCAGGTACTACTAAGCTGGAGTTTACTAAGATCAAGGTATCCGATGCTAAGTTATCTGGGGATCTGGCAAGTATGACAGGTATCGGTACTATCAAACAGGAGGAAAAGGTAGCCTCTGTAGTGAGAAAGAATGGATCTAATGTTACAGTATCCGCTAGTTTCTCTAATCAGACCTTAGGGCAGGGTTATTATGTAAGAAACTTAGGACTTTATGCAAATGATCCACAGGCTGGAGAGATCCTCTACAGTATCTCAGTGGCAGATGAGAGTACCGCTACAGCGGATTATATGCCTCCATTTAATGGTATCGGTGTGAGCTCCCTTATGGTGGATCTTGTAACAGCGGTATCTAATGCCTCTAGCGTAAAGGTAAACGTAGATCCTACCGCTGGAGCTACTGTAGCCCAGATCGTTAATTTACAGGAGCAGATTAACGATGTTAAGAGCTTTGTAGGCTATGAGAGCTCCGATGTATACGGAGTAGAGGTAGATTTTGTAAATAAGAAATTTACAAGATTAGCAGGAGCAGAAAATCTTACCTCTGGTGCAGATTTTGATAAGCTCGCTCCGTGGGGTGGTAGAAAGAGATGTAACCTTACTAATGAGGGCGTTATGGTAGCCTACAGAGGGGAAACAGGTTACTCAGAGGCAGGAGCTACCTCAGCTACCATTACAAAGGGTACTACAGAATATCCTAGCGGTACTAAGGTACAGACTATGGTAGAACAGCCTTTATTCTATACTAAGGTTGTGCCTGTAAAATCCAGCGTTTCCTCCTCTGGTAGAGGTAAGAAATATGATAAGGCTAGATTTTATATCAGCCCTACACCTAAGGCAGGATTTAAGCCTGTGGATGGTTTCTTAGATGATAACGGTATCTTACAGGATAAGATTTACCTCTCAGCCTTTGAGGGATCTATCTTTGATACCTCCGCTGGAGCATACCTTAAGGCGGATGAGCAGGTAGCGGATTTTGCTACAGATATGCTCTCCTCTATTGCAGGTGCTAAGCCAGCCAGTGGACTTACACAGAACCTCACTAGAGCAAACGTAAGAAAGCTCTGTACTAACAGAGGTAAGGGCTGGAAATCTCATAACATTTTCGCTCTTACAGCTACTCAGTGGCTTATCTTAGTAGAGTATGCCTCTATGAACGCTCAAAGCGTTATCGGACAGGGTGTAAGTACTTTTACAGACGATGGATCTACTAACATGGCTGTAGTAACAGGTGCTACCTCTGGTTTAGGTAATGGATCTGGTATTGATCCTAACGCTGGAGTAGATGGTAAGTGCTCAGTATCTTACAGAGGAGAAGAAAACCTCTGGGGTAATATCTGGACTTGGCTGGATGCTATCAATATTTATAACGATAAGGCAAGCGGAGTATACAATGCTTTTGTTAAGCCTTATGGAGAGTGTAAGGATGATACTACAGCCGATGGATACAAAGCCTTAGATTTTAATATTGCCACAGGAGAGGGCTATATTAGTGGCTTTGGATACGATGAGGATCATCCAGATCTTTTCCTTTGTGCGGAGCATAACGGTGCATCTAACCTCCCAGTAGGAGATTATTATTGGAATAACAATGATGGTTTTCGTGTTGCTATATTGGGTGGTAGATGGACTTATGGTGCTAGGTGTGGTGCATGGTTTCTTCATCTGGGTAATGCCTCCTCGGATCGCGTTCGGAGTGTCGGCGGTCGCTTGCTGTATGTGCCTCAGACAAAGATTAGTGCATAA
- a CDS encoding putative phage tail protein, with protein sequence MFILAREIDLLGYWMPVLRQLKEFKEIAKAETPELKYILEQIERTLNNMFIETADEYGIKRFEDMMGIYPEAGASLETRRFNVLVKWNDKVPYTEKELYNRLISICGDDNFSVNPDYKNYFVEIITHLGIEGAFDTISSILQDMIPCNLVLDLKNTLEEGNTTPFSVAVVSCVAMRYQITNDINPKIATESPMYYGVGLGRAGTHIITHDIKSTVNKSSDLNVAQALSTGGSSGAITMDIAVKDEVESPHYEGVGVGMAFTKIITHDINSKATNSGNTTVASPVNTATVITIN encoded by the coding sequence GTGTTTATATTGGCTAGAGAGATTGATCTATTAGGCTATTGGATGCCTGTACTCCGACAGCTTAAAGAGTTTAAGGAGATAGCAAAGGCGGAAACGCCAGAGCTTAAGTACATCCTAGAACAGATTGAGCGTACTCTTAACAATATGTTTATTGAAACAGCGGATGAGTACGGTATTAAGCGTTTTGAGGATATGATGGGTATTTACCCAGAGGCAGGAGCCAGCCTAGAAACAAGGCGTTTTAATGTGCTGGTTAAGTGGAATGATAAAGTACCTTATACGGAGAAAGAGCTTTATAACAGGCTTATTAGTATCTGTGGAGATGATAACTTTAGCGTTAATCCAGATTATAAAAATTATTTTGTAGAGATTATAACTCATTTAGGGATAGAGGGGGCGTTTGATACGATCTCCTCTATTTTGCAGGATATGATCCCCTGTAATCTGGTGCTGGATCTTAAAAACACTCTGGAGGAGGGAAATACAACTCCTTTTAGTGTGGCGGTAGTATCCTGTGTGGCTATGAGGTATCAGATCACAAACGATATTAACCCTAAGATAGCTACAGAGAGCCCTATGTACTACGGTGTAGGCTTAGGCAGAGCTGGTACTCACATTATCACTCACGATATAAAGAGTACTGTAAATAAGAGCTCAGATCTCAATGTAGCACAGGCATTATCTACAGGAGGCTCCTCTGGAGCTATCACAATGGATATAGCTGTAAAGGATGAGGTAGAAAGCCCTCATTATGAGGGAGTAGGCGTTGGAATGGCGTTTACAAAAATCATTACCCACGATATTAACAGCAAAGCAACTAACAGCGGTAATACTACTGTAGCAAGCCCTGTAAACACAGCTACAGTTATTACAATAAATTAA
- a CDS encoding baseplate J/gp47 family protein has translation MYEDQTYENILDRSLARVASDVDKREGSVIMNAIAPVSAEHADVYIQLGNIVNNGYADTAVREFLILRCKERGIIPYEATKATLKGKFNMEIPIGSRFNLNELNYVATAFIESADGYFYYKMECETEGTNGNKFFGELSSIEYIDKDLTGELTELLIPAEDEEDTEALRTRYLNSFDSNPFGGNKQDYVEKTDALDGVGGTVVIPVWNGGGTVKLIIINSDFGVASSTLVKAVQEAIDPDPQGTGSGIAPIGHTVTVVSAVGKTVSIKSRITLNDGYQWSQVKPKAEETLEAYFLEMRKNWEKGNLVVRISQIENRLLNLDGILDVADTQLNDVASNLALAQEEIPLLGGVYIG, from the coding sequence ATGTATGAGGATCAGACATACGAAAATATATTAGATAGATCCCTAGCAAGGGTGGCAAGTGATGTAGATAAGCGTGAGGGCTCCGTTATTATGAACGCTATAGCCCCTGTATCCGCAGAGCACGCAGATGTATATATCCAACTAGGTAATATCGTAAATAATGGGTATGCAGATACCGCAGTAAGAGAATTTCTAATCCTCCGATGTAAGGAAAGAGGTATTATCCCTTATGAGGCTACTAAGGCTACTCTAAAGGGTAAATTTAATATGGAGATCCCTATAGGATCCAGATTTAATCTGAATGAGCTTAACTATGTAGCCACAGCATTTATAGAGAGTGCCGATGGCTATTTTTATTATAAGATGGAGTGTGAAACAGAGGGTACTAATGGCAATAAGTTTTTTGGAGAGCTTAGCTCCATTGAGTACATTGATAAGGATCTTACTGGAGAGCTTACAGAGCTCCTTATCCCAGCGGAGGATGAGGAGGATACAGAGGCTCTAAGGACACGATACCTTAACTCCTTTGATAGTAACCCTTTTGGCGGTAATAAGCAGGATTATGTAGAGAAAACCGATGCTCTGGATGGTGTAGGCGGTACAGTGGTTATCCCTGTGTGGAATGGGGGAGGCACTGTTAAGTTAATCATTATCAATAGTGATTTTGGAGTAGCATCTAGCACACTGGTAAAAGCGGTGCAGGAGGCTATAGATCCAGATCCACAGGGTACAGGTAGTGGCATAGCTCCTATAGGTCATACCGTAACAGTAGTATCCGCTGTGGGTAAGACAGTAAGCATAAAATCCAGAATAACTCTAAATGATGGCTACCAGTGGTCACAGGTAAAACCTAAGGCGGAGGAAACTCTGGAGGCGTATTTCTTAGAAATGCGTAAGAACTGGGAGAAAGGTAACTTAGTAGTGCGTATCTCTCAGATAGAAAACAGGCTCCTTAATCTGGATGGGATCTTAGATGTGGCGGATACACAGCTAAACGATGTAGCCAGTAACTTAGCCTTAGCACAGGAGGAGATACCTCTGTTAGGAGGTGTTTATATTGGCTAG
- a CDS encoding DUF2634 domain-containing protein, with product MSLFPFATTEDLTLADQEVTASSIREYEIDFEKGTLTGRIVTGVDALCVWAYLALKAKRYRWIIYSWGYGDEVYDLIGYSYSEEYLNSEVRRYMEECLFENEHITGVQDLEVSQIKDVLHIKFTLVTDVGSKEVEMDV from the coding sequence ATGAGTTTATTTCCTTTTGCAACAACAGAGGATCTTACTCTAGCGGATCAAGAGGTAACAGCCTCCTCTATCCGTGAGTATGAGATCGACTTTGAAAAAGGCACACTCACAGGGAGGATTGTAACTGGTGTAGATGCTCTTTGTGTGTGGGCTTACTTAGCTCTTAAGGCTAAGAGATACCGCTGGATTATATATAGCTGGGGTTATGGGGATGAGGTTTATGATCTCATCGGATATAGCTACAGTGAGGAGTACCTTAATAGCGAGGTAAGGCGGTATATGGAGGAGTGCTTATTTGAGAATGAGCACATAACAGGAGTACAAGATCTGGAGGTATCCCAGATTAAAGATGTACTCCACATAAAATTTACTCTGGTAACAGATGTAGGTAGTAAGGAGGTGGAAATGGATGTATGA
- a CDS encoding DUF2577 domain-containing protein, whose translation MAGTGNNMKNDHQYAEVLEMMRSQGAKDNPTLAQLGIMQSSNSVKIDDLVLNAEDLYIADYLVAGYTRQIKVPYVSGVSVDTTQSNGFASKDNPDPDTRAWKQSQITYTDGLKAGDMVLVQKLNDNNKYVIIARVVEA comes from the coding sequence ATGGCTGGTACTGGGAATAACATGAAAAACGATCATCAATATGCAGAAGTGCTAGAGATGATGCGATCACAGGGAGCTAAAGATAATCCTACCTTAGCCCAGCTAGGAATAATGCAAAGCTCTAACAGCGTAAAGATAGATGATCTGGTACTCAATGCTGAGGATCTGTATATAGCAGATTATTTAGTAGCAGGGTATACCAGACAAATAAAAGTACCTTATGTATCTGGAGTATCTGTGGATACTACACAGAGTAACGGTTTTGCCAGTAAGGATAACCCAGATCCAGATACTAGGGCATGGAAACAGAGCCAGATAACCTATACTGATGGGCTTAAAGCTGGGGATATGGTGCTGGTACAGAAACTTAATGATAATAACAAGTATGTAATCATAGCAAGGGTGGTGGAGGCGTAA
- a CDS encoding XkdQ/YqbQ family protein codes for MIVVHKNTDITEYVSSMSWGGSKTEVARKLELHIVNAPLDKNITPLTINLADPVYLFEDDGKTELFRGYVVEREASSTTGTVTYTCYDLLFYTIKSNATYNFSSKTAEAITQMVCDDMEIPVGSLAQTGLTQKLIVQNVSIYEIIMRAYTQAYQQNGVSYRVVAKKGYLNVEEMGKVVCSIEITEDSNITSSNYKESITNMVNKVRIYDGEGKPQGVVQNDADVKKYGIFQQTYTKEEGKDATTTAKSMFKTVEKTFTLECVNLNEAVTGAGAVVRDSSTGLSGVVWIDADTHTWQNGVATMSLTVTLKQMMDTKEG; via the coding sequence GTGATAGTAGTGCATAAGAATACAGACATAACAGAGTATGTATCCTCTATGAGCTGGGGCGGTAGTAAAACAGAGGTAGCCAGAAAGTTAGAGCTACACATTGTAAACGCTCCATTAGATAAAAATATTACTCCTCTTACCATAAACTTAGCGGATCCTGTTTATCTATTTGAGGATGATGGAAAAACAGAGCTTTTTAGAGGCTATGTAGTAGAGAGGGAGGCAAGCAGTACCACAGGTACAGTTACTTATACCTGTTATGATCTTCTTTTCTATACCATCAAGAGTAACGCCACTTACAATTTTAGCTCTAAAACAGCGGAGGCGATAACTCAGATGGTGTGTGATGATATGGAGATCCCTGTAGGCTCCTTAGCTCAGACAGGGCTAACACAGAAACTCATAGTACAGAATGTATCTATCTATGAGATTATTATGAGAGCCTATACACAGGCATATCAACAGAACGGAGTAAGCTACAGGGTGGTAGCTAAAAAAGGCTACCTCAATGTAGAGGAAATGGGTAAGGTGGTATGCAGTATTGAGATCACAGAGGATAGCAATATTACCAGCTCTAACTATAAAGAGAGCATTACTAACATGGTTAATAAGGTTCGTATTTATGACGGAGAGGGTAAACCACAGGGAGTAGTACAAAATGATGCAGATGTGAAAAAGTACGGTATATTCCAGCAGACTTACACTAAAGAGGAGGGCAAGGATGCTACTACCACAGCTAAGAGTATGTTTAAGACGGTTGAGAAAACCTTTACTCTGGAGTGTGTAAACCTCAATGAGGCAGTAACAGGAGCAGGGGCGGTAGTGAGAGATAGCTCTACAGGGCTCAGCGGTGTAGTGTGGATAGATGCAGATACTCATACATGGCAAAATGGAGTAGCTACCATGAGCTTAACAGTAACTCTAAAACAAATGATGGATACTAAGGAGGGATAG